Proteins from a genomic interval of Phenylobacterium sp. LH3H17:
- a CDS encoding MFS transporter, translated as MTARSGAMAELRRGWPVLAGAILGVAVGVVALPSAAVSLFMHDLQTSVGWSRAEISLASTILFGVLAASAPVVGWLADRMSEAKIAAASILILGGVFLAVSQAPARLGFYYAAFAAMGFLGAGAATVTFARAISRTFVQARGLALGLSMIGTGVSSAVLPMVLAPYVAEQGWRAGFMALAAVAVVSAPVVWLLLRRTPPNLAPIAPLDGKAAAPGRIALDATFWKLALVFGLVPLAAVGMQLHYLAFLTDAGLTPAQAGALAGLIGVSVLVGRILTGWLMDRIFAPYVAAAMMGVSALGLLALGLWGAPAALAGVVALGLSIGAEIDLIGYLTARYYGLKVYGRVYGLFYLVCLVGSALSPLAYGLIRDAGDGYQAAQFAAAAVLVLTAAIFLTLRRYRDTMDA; from the coding sequence GTGACCGCCCGCTCCGGCGCCATGGCCGAACTGCGCCGCGGCTGGCCCGTTCTCGCCGGCGCGATCCTGGGCGTGGCGGTCGGGGTCGTCGCCCTGCCGTCCGCCGCCGTCAGCCTGTTCATGCACGACCTGCAGACCAGCGTCGGCTGGTCGCGGGCGGAGATCTCGCTCGCCTCCACCATCCTGTTCGGCGTGCTGGCGGCCAGCGCACCCGTGGTCGGCTGGCTGGCCGACCGGATGAGCGAGGCGAAGATCGCCGCGGCCTCGATCCTGATCCTCGGCGGGGTGTTCCTGGCGGTGTCACAGGCGCCGGCGCGGCTTGGCTTCTACTACGCCGCCTTCGCGGCCATGGGTTTTCTGGGCGCAGGGGCGGCGACGGTCACCTTCGCCCGGGCCATCAGCCGGACCTTCGTCCAGGCCCGCGGCCTGGCGCTCGGCCTCTCCATGATCGGCACTGGGGTGTCGAGCGCGGTCCTGCCCATGGTCCTGGCCCCCTATGTGGCCGAGCAGGGTTGGCGCGCCGGCTTCATGGCCCTGGCCGCCGTCGCCGTGGTCTCCGCGCCGGTGGTCTGGCTGCTCCTGAGACGCACGCCGCCCAACCTCGCGCCGATCGCGCCGCTTGACGGGAAGGCGGCCGCACCTGGACGGATCGCCCTGGACGCCACCTTCTGGAAGCTGGCCCTGGTCTTCGGGCTCGTGCCCCTGGCCGCGGTCGGCATGCAGCTCCACTACCTCGCCTTCCTCACCGATGCGGGCCTCACCCCCGCCCAGGCCGGCGCCTTGGCCGGGCTGATCGGCGTCTCGGTCCTGGTCGGCCGAATCCTCACCGGCTGGCTCATGGACCGCATCTTCGCCCCCTACGTGGCCGCGGCCATGATGGGCGTCAGCGCACTGGGCCTCCTGGCCCTGGGCCTGTGGGGCGCGCCGGCGGCCCTGGCGGGCGTGGTGGCGCTGGGCCTTTCCATCGGCGCCGAGATCGACCTGATCGGCTATCTTACCGCCCGCTATTACGGGCTCAAGGTCTATGGTCGGGTCTACGGGCTCTTCTACCTGGTCTGCCTGGTGGGCTCGGCGCTCTCGCCGCTGGCCTACGGTCTGATCCGCGACGCCGGCGACGGCTACCAAGCCGCCCAGTTTGCCGCCGCCGCCGTCCTGGTCCTCACCGCCGCGATCTTCCTCACCCTGCGGCGCTATCGCGATACGATGGACGCCTAA
- a CDS encoding TetR/AcrR family transcriptional regulator, translating to MVTGGAPPRSLGREAREARHTALLDEAAREFNRMGVASASLVEIARRVGLSRGSLYNYCKDREDLAYQTYLRACHLLARSIRTAELVSGSGLHRVETFLKLTLQYDHPPLAVLNEVSFLADDLQREVRKARAGNVAGLGALIQAGIDDGSIRQCHVGLACEAILGVLSWAPLSQTWTQNADETFAIRMASAVPSMILDGLAAEAIPGPTDLQLTDKLNELRTAIERDDRLEDLAKAGSRLFNRRGIDGVSLDDVAAEVGATKGLIYHYFDTKPAFVAFCYSRAFDLFERIMTMAEAEATGLETARLGTALNVMAQLEDVQPLSLGTTYESFSADLRRQFSERTKALTRRSVEIIRRGIRDGTVRNVDMEPIALASAGVFNHLARWLPSNDRPANQATANEISAILLFGLRKRDRG from the coding sequence ATGGTCACAGGTGGCGCACCGCCAAGGTCGTTGGGACGCGAAGCGCGCGAAGCGAGGCACACGGCGCTGCTCGATGAGGCCGCGCGTGAGTTCAATCGCATGGGGGTGGCGAGCGCCAGCTTGGTGGAGATCGCGCGGCGGGTCGGCCTGAGCCGCGGAAGCCTGTACAACTACTGCAAGGATCGCGAAGACCTCGCGTACCAGACCTATCTGCGCGCCTGCCACCTGCTCGCCCGTTCGATCCGCACGGCGGAACTCGTTTCCGGGTCAGGCCTGCATCGGGTCGAGACGTTCCTGAAGTTGACCCTTCAGTACGATCACCCTCCCCTTGCCGTGCTGAACGAGGTGTCGTTCCTGGCGGACGACTTGCAGAGGGAGGTTCGCAAGGCGCGTGCAGGCAATGTCGCCGGCCTGGGCGCGCTCATTCAGGCCGGGATCGACGATGGTTCGATTCGTCAGTGTCACGTTGGACTGGCCTGCGAGGCCATCCTCGGCGTCTTGTCGTGGGCCCCCCTGTCCCAGACCTGGACCCAGAACGCCGACGAAACCTTCGCCATCCGGATGGCCAGCGCCGTTCCGTCGATGATCCTCGACGGGCTGGCGGCGGAGGCGATCCCCGGTCCGACTGACCTGCAGCTTACGGACAAGCTCAACGAGCTGAGGACAGCGATCGAGCGGGATGATCGCCTGGAGGACCTCGCGAAGGCCGGGTCCCGGCTGTTCAACCGGCGGGGCATTGACGGCGTATCCCTCGATGATGTCGCCGCCGAGGTCGGCGCCACCAAGGGGCTGATCTACCACTACTTCGACACCAAGCCCGCGTTCGTGGCCTTCTGCTATTCCAGGGCGTTCGACCTTTTCGAGCGCATCATGACGATGGCGGAGGCTGAGGCCACAGGGCTCGAGACCGCGCGCCTCGGCACGGCGCTGAATGTCATGGCCCAGTTGGAAGACGTCCAACCCCTGTCGCTTGGGACGACCTACGAGAGTTTCAGCGCTGACCTTCGACGGCAGTTCAGCGAGCGCACCAAGGCCTTGACCCGCCGGTCGGTGGAGATCATTCGCCGCGGCATCCGGGACGGGACTGTGCGCAACGTCGACATGGAGCCCATCGCACTGGCGTCTGCAGGCGTGTTCAATCATTTGGCCCGCTGGCTGCCCTCAAACGACCGCCCGGCGAACCAGGCCACAGCCAACGAAATCAGCGCGATACTGCTGTTCGGACTAAGGAAGCGCGATCGAGGCTAG
- a CDS encoding serine hydrolase domain-containing protein translates to MIRDIFRIHGDCDARFAPVREAFSRNFQDHGEVGAAVAVMVGGQKVVDLWGGAKDKAGTQPWTSDTLVNVWSSTKGVNAICFAMLADRGALSYEDPVSKYWPEFGVRGKEAVTIGMLLSHQAGLSGFSEPAGLEDLLAGAPAAARLAAQAPFWPPGSGSGYHAISVGILSAELFRRIEGRSLKRFIADELEGRLGIDLSLGLPGDREDRVAEMIAPAAMESSSIASATPAQHAALGNPSLDPLLPNTAAWRAAELPSANGFTNARSLARLYASVLVSSPNRLLGETALQAATRTQVEGVDLVMGTPARWGAGFLLNSDGLYGPGPNSFGHSGWGGSFAFADPDRAIAISYTMNAMTEALQGDPRAAGLIDAVYRAWA, encoded by the coding sequence ATGATCCGAGACATTTTTCGAATTCATGGCGATTGCGACGCCCGCTTTGCACCGGTTCGGGAGGCGTTTTCCCGCAATTTCCAGGACCATGGCGAAGTCGGCGCCGCCGTCGCGGTCATGGTCGGGGGCCAAAAGGTCGTCGATCTGTGGGGAGGCGCGAAGGATAAGGCCGGGACGCAGCCCTGGACTTCCGACACTCTCGTCAATGTCTGGTCCTCGACCAAGGGCGTGAACGCCATATGTTTCGCCATGCTCGCGGACCGCGGCGCACTGTCATACGAAGACCCGGTGTCAAAGTACTGGCCGGAGTTCGGGGTGCGTGGAAAGGAGGCCGTGACGATCGGCATGCTCCTGTCCCACCAAGCCGGACTATCCGGGTTCTCCGAGCCGGCGGGCCTGGAAGACCTCCTGGCCGGCGCGCCTGCCGCGGCACGTCTCGCCGCGCAGGCGCCATTCTGGCCTCCCGGCAGCGGAAGCGGCTATCACGCGATCAGCGTCGGTATCCTGTCGGCGGAACTGTTTCGCCGGATAGAGGGCCGGTCCCTCAAGCGTTTCATCGCCGATGAACTGGAAGGCCGGCTCGGCATAGACCTAAGCCTGGGCCTTCCTGGCGACCGAGAGGACCGGGTCGCCGAAATGATCGCGCCGGCGGCGATGGAGTCGTCATCCATCGCCTCGGCGACGCCGGCCCAGCATGCGGCGCTCGGCAATCCATCCTTGGATCCCTTGCTCCCCAATACCGCGGCGTGGCGAGCCGCAGAGCTGCCATCGGCCAATGGATTCACCAATGCGAGGTCCTTGGCCCGACTCTATGCGTCGGTCCTGGTCAGCTCGCCGAACCGCCTGCTTGGCGAGACAGCGCTCCAAGCGGCGACCCGGACACAGGTTGAGGGAGTCGACCTCGTCATGGGAACGCCAGCGCGCTGGGGAGCAGGTTTTCTCTTGAACAGCGACGGGCTCTACGGGCCCGGACCAAACAGTTTCGGCCATTCCGGTTGGGGCGGATCGTTCGCCTTCGCCGATCCGGATCGCGCCATCGCCATCTCGTACACCATGAACGCCATGACGGAAGCGCTGCAAGGCGATCCCCGGGCTGCGGGGTTGATCGACGCGGTCTATCGCGCCTGGGCCTAG
- a CDS encoding TonB-dependent receptor, producing the protein MALREFGRDAVLRRLWFSSAAFAVIAFAATGVQAAEESTSGSTVEELIVTALKREARLQDVAATITAIGADTIRQSRVAQVLDLASYNSNVDIKETVPGALPTVTIRGIGLDDFSTTSSASAGIYVDEVPLSSPALMSGNFLDLARIETLKGPQGTLYGRNSTAGAVNIISARPEKTFGGFAKLAYGNYQTLDAEAALNVPISDRAQLRLSARAIQQDKGFWTSSLLADGRPGERDIGSRDIWLGRVQLALQPTENLDVNLKLEGLRSRSELGISQHNGAFTPGQPFVPCAPVLAGRVDSSLCADGYGYQNPYADPYRGDWKGQFPYNIDQFEARSTIRYQWGEYELTSITSYINFARIYYLDVDGTPREQFNYIENEAVRQATQELRVGRSTELVDVIAGGFLSWDHVLGDNSNLNDEWSLLLLGANNGSGSTTYNQTTRTAAAYTNLTWHLKPDLDLVTGLRYTDESRHYAGGTFILNPTPAFGLNSTFLADRIVDRNLTWTLGLNYRVTEDALVYGLISRGVKSGGFFSGYTTSNAQLIPYKPEQLTAFEVGAKTQWSNVLTLNASVFYYDYKDPQTFIRFVDPANGIPIQKVGNVDSARNYGADIDASWRVTDGLTLTAGLGLLHTRLSEFSTAAGLVPAGNRLGNSPTVTFNGAARYEWEVMEGLRASLRAEARYSGSTFKEATNNPLIASDEYWLFNARFAIAPEASNWEVALWGRNLADKLHAANGIDGTSLGFINKTYNAPRTYGVEVFRRF; encoded by the coding sequence ATGGCTCTGCGCGAATTCGGACGGGATGCGGTCCTGCGTCGGCTTTGGTTCTCGTCGGCGGCGTTCGCCGTCATCGCGTTCGCGGCCACTGGTGTTCAGGCCGCGGAAGAGTCGACGTCGGGGAGCACCGTCGAGGAGCTCATCGTAACCGCCCTGAAGCGTGAGGCCAGATTGCAGGACGTGGCGGCCACGATCACCGCCATCGGAGCCGACACCATTCGCCAATCCAGGGTCGCCCAGGTGCTCGACCTGGCGTCCTACAACAGCAACGTCGATATCAAGGAGACCGTCCCAGGCGCGCTTCCGACGGTGACGATCCGTGGCATCGGCCTGGATGATTTCAGCACCACCAGCAGCGCTTCGGCCGGCATCTATGTCGATGAGGTGCCGCTCAGCTCGCCAGCCCTCATGAGCGGCAATTTCTTGGATCTCGCTCGGATCGAAACCCTGAAGGGTCCGCAAGGCACGCTTTACGGGCGCAACTCCACAGCGGGTGCGGTGAACATCATCTCGGCCCGGCCGGAGAAGACCTTCGGCGGCTTCGCCAAGCTGGCGTATGGAAACTATCAGACGCTCGACGCCGAGGCCGCCCTGAACGTCCCCATTTCGGATCGGGCGCAGCTTCGGCTTTCGGCCCGTGCGATCCAGCAGGACAAAGGCTTCTGGACATCTTCGCTGCTCGCCGACGGTCGCCCGGGCGAGCGGGACATCGGCTCCAGGGATATTTGGCTGGGTCGCGTTCAACTGGCGCTGCAGCCGACCGAGAATCTCGACGTCAACCTAAAGCTCGAAGGCCTGAGATCGAGGTCGGAACTGGGCATTTCGCAGCACAACGGCGCCTTCACGCCCGGCCAGCCCTTCGTGCCCTGCGCTCCGGTTCTGGCTGGACGGGTGGATAGCAGCCTGTGCGCAGACGGCTACGGATACCAGAATCCGTATGCCGATCCCTATCGTGGGGACTGGAAGGGACAGTTTCCGTACAACATCGACCAGTTCGAGGCGCGCTCGACCATCAGATATCAGTGGGGCGAATACGAACTCACGTCGATCACCAGCTACATCAACTTCGCTCGGATCTATTACCTGGATGTCGACGGGACGCCGCGCGAGCAGTTCAACTATATCGAGAACGAAGCCGTGCGGCAGGCGACGCAGGAGCTTCGCGTGGGCCGAAGCACTGAACTCGTTGATGTGATCGCCGGCGGATTCCTGTCCTGGGACCATGTCCTGGGCGACAATTCCAACCTCAACGACGAATGGTCGCTGCTCCTGCTCGGGGCCAACAACGGCTCCGGCAGCACCACCTACAATCAGACGACCCGGACCGCGGCCGCCTACACCAACCTGACCTGGCATCTGAAGCCCGATCTCGATCTGGTCACTGGCCTTCGCTACACCGACGAGTCGCGCCACTACGCAGGCGGCACGTTCATACTCAACCCGACGCCCGCGTTCGGACTCAACTCGACCTTCCTGGCCGACAGGATCGTGGACAGGAATCTTACCTGGACCCTGGGGCTGAACTACCGCGTCACCGAGGATGCGCTGGTCTATGGGCTCATTTCGCGCGGCGTGAAGAGTGGCGGCTTCTTCAGCGGCTACACGACAAGCAACGCCCAACTGATCCCTTACAAGCCCGAGCAGCTCACGGCCTTCGAGGTGGGCGCCAAAACCCAGTGGTCGAACGTCCTGACGCTGAACGCCTCGGTCTTCTACTATGACTACAAGGATCCGCAGACCTTCATCCGCTTCGTCGATCCCGCCAACGGGATCCCGATCCAGAAGGTCGGCAATGTCGACAGCGCCAGGAACTACGGCGCCGATATCGACGCCTCCTGGCGCGTGACGGACGGACTCACCCTGACTGCGGGACTGGGCCTGCTTCACACCCGCCTGTCGGAGTTCTCCACGGCGGCCGGCCTCGTGCCTGCAGGGAACCGTCTCGGCAATTCGCCGACCGTGACCTTCAACGGGGCCGCCCGCTACGAGTGGGAGGTGATGGAGGGCCTGCGCGCCTCGCTGCGCGCAGAGGCGCGCTATTCCGGATCGACGTTCAAGGAAGCCACGAACAATCCCCTGATTGCGAGCGACGAATACTGGCTGTTCAATGCGCGCTTCGCGATCGCTCCGGAGGCCTCGAATTGGGAGGTCGCTCTCTGGGGTCGGAACCTCGCCGACAAGCTGCACGCGGCCAATGGCATCGACGGCACGTCGCTCGGCTTCATCAACAAGACGTACAATGCGCCACGCACCTATGGCGTCGAAGTCTTCCGTCGCTTCTAG
- a CDS encoding TetR/AcrR family transcriptional regulator, with protein sequence MAAPKGGTRERILDAAERLFAEHGFEGASTRDIVGKSGDTIGSVNYHFGSKGELLGEVIRRRWDVIYAARREAYETAKTQSEGPPSIEAVVACIVIPYLERAMTGTKGWRSYALLQARILYSPKAYDEMLRVLSEPTAREFLGWMQAALPHARLEDIGYGYQFMVGSMVECCAEMGLGRIDRLTDGVCSSKNYEAISKRLVRFIASGISAICEPDDAA encoded by the coding sequence ATGGCCGCACCCAAGGGAGGCACACGGGAACGCATTCTGGACGCCGCCGAGCGACTGTTCGCCGAGCACGGATTCGAAGGGGCTTCCACCCGCGACATCGTCGGCAAGTCCGGCGACACCATCGGCAGCGTCAACTACCACTTCGGCTCCAAGGGCGAGCTGCTGGGCGAGGTGATCCGCCGCCGGTGGGACGTCATCTACGCCGCCCGGCGCGAGGCCTACGAAACCGCCAAGACCCAGTCCGAGGGCCCCCCGTCAATCGAGGCGGTGGTGGCCTGCATCGTCATTCCCTATCTCGAACGGGCCATGACGGGCACCAAGGGCTGGCGCAGCTACGCCCTGCTGCAGGCGCGCATCCTCTACAGCCCCAAGGCCTATGACGAGATGCTGCGCGTGCTCAGCGAGCCGACGGCCCGGGAGTTCCTCGGCTGGATGCAGGCCGCCCTGCCGCACGCCAGGCTCGAGGACATTGGATACGGCTACCAGTTCATGGTTGGCAGTATGGTCGAGTGCTGCGCGGAGATGGGGCTGGGCCGCATCGACCGGCTGACCGACGGGGTTTGTTCGTCCAAGAACTACGAGGCGATCAGCAAGCGGCTGGTGCGGTTCATCGCCTCGGGCATAAGCGCGATCTGCGAACCGGACGACGCGGCGTGA
- a CDS encoding TonB-dependent receptor gives MHSKKLWLAGAGMCAILASPAFAQSTSASARVDNGPEVETLVVTARKRNEALQDVPVAVTAFAKADIERYKLNSVDELTRLTPGLQTSESSVSSGGSIALRGIGSGSTNYLGDQAVSINVDGMQVGTLNIRKTAQIDMAQIEVLRGPQALFFGKNSPGGVISFKTADPSYQKELEVSAGLEAVSQDAYIQGIVSGPVSDQVRVRLVGRYTKLNGYFDLKTVPPNGDPLIIPPSVDGYPIGEEYFIRGTVIAEPTDQLKINAKLTYYASDVVGGSATVSQRVACPFGAPLGQPNFPCVGDRDIYRGGGPAIASILVPGSPTTDQLGLRDNKQVLATIQADYQLTPSLTATSVTGYYWFDEMNAHNTSGGPKATLLVPYLPFEMKQFSQELRLASDFESQLNFTIGAFYETRDTDGAQDAVFLVGPTPAVVGTERSKQGQTAYSVFGQLIWKPIETLEISGGLRYSHEQKDLRFFYRGAEVTDRLKVDELSFSNVSPELTGAYHFSPDLMAFASYKRGFKSGGFDAGFTNGTIGRAPAGSFANTFDEENVEGFEAGLKGSVGRTLSFGVTAYRYEYKDLQVGAYDPVTISFKVLNAAAAKIQGLELEGNWRTPVRGLSVRATAAYNDAKFEDFLSGCYVGQTPAAGCNRTPNAAGAFLEQDLSGRRLNNAPPITAYGGLLYSFSPTDGIDVDLTFDAEYSDSYTTNLRQSPYDRQGAFTKLNAGVRIFDVSRKWELSLLARNLTNEFIYASSSTITFTGSGTGTAAGRIGDTGASVTRGREVLMSLAYRF, from the coding sequence ATGCATTCGAAGAAGCTGTGGCTTGCCGGCGCGGGCATGTGCGCAATATTGGCGTCGCCGGCCTTTGCGCAGTCGACCAGCGCCTCGGCGCGTGTCGACAACGGACCGGAGGTGGAGACCCTCGTCGTCACGGCGCGCAAGCGGAACGAGGCGCTGCAGGATGTTCCTGTCGCCGTGACGGCGTTCGCGAAGGCCGACATCGAGCGTTACAAGCTCAATAGCGTGGACGAACTGACGCGGCTCACACCGGGTCTGCAGACGTCCGAGTCATCAGTTTCGTCCGGAGGCTCTATCGCGCTGCGGGGTATCGGTAGCGGCTCCACGAACTATCTCGGCGACCAGGCCGTCTCGATCAATGTCGACGGAATGCAGGTCGGCACGCTGAATATTCGCAAGACCGCGCAGATCGACATGGCCCAGATCGAGGTGCTGCGCGGGCCGCAGGCGCTGTTCTTTGGCAAGAACAGCCCGGGCGGCGTGATCTCCTTCAAGACGGCCGATCCCAGCTATCAGAAGGAGTTGGAGGTCAGTGCTGGCTTGGAGGCGGTTTCGCAGGACGCCTACATTCAAGGCATCGTCTCGGGGCCCGTTTCCGACCAGGTGCGCGTCCGCCTCGTCGGGCGCTACACGAAGCTGAACGGCTACTTCGACCTCAAGACCGTTCCACCCAACGGAGATCCGCTGATCATCCCGCCCAGCGTGGACGGCTACCCCATCGGCGAGGAGTATTTCATCCGGGGCACGGTGATCGCCGAGCCCACCGACCAACTCAAGATCAACGCCAAGCTCACCTACTACGCCTCCGACGTCGTCGGTGGGTCGGCGACCGTTTCCCAGCGGGTGGCCTGTCCGTTCGGCGCGCCGCTCGGGCAGCCCAACTTCCCCTGCGTCGGCGACCGCGACATCTATCGCGGCGGCGGACCTGCCATTGCGTCGATCCTGGTCCCGGGCTCTCCGACGACCGATCAACTTGGCCTGCGCGACAACAAGCAGGTCCTGGCCACCATTCAGGCCGATTACCAGCTCACGCCCTCGCTGACCGCCACCTCGGTGACGGGCTATTACTGGTTTGACGAGATGAATGCTCACAACACCTCGGGCGGGCCGAAGGCGACCTTGCTGGTCCCCTACCTCCCCTTCGAGATGAAGCAGTTTTCTCAGGAACTGCGCCTCGCCTCCGACTTTGAATCGCAGCTCAACTTCACAATCGGAGCCTTCTACGAAACGCGGGACACCGATGGCGCCCAGGACGCCGTCTTCCTGGTCGGCCCTACGCCAGCCGTGGTGGGTACGGAGCGATCCAAGCAGGGCCAAACAGCCTATTCCGTCTTCGGCCAATTGATCTGGAAGCCGATTGAAACCCTCGAGATCTCCGGCGGCCTGCGTTACTCGCACGAGCAAAAGGACCTGCGGTTCTTCTATCGCGGCGCGGAGGTCACCGATCGCCTGAAGGTGGATGAGCTCTCGTTCAGCAACGTGTCGCCTGAGCTGACCGGCGCGTATCACTTCTCCCCGGATCTCATGGCCTTCGCCTCCTACAAGCGCGGGTTCAAGTCGGGTGGGTTCGATGCTGGGTTCACGAACGGAACGATCGGCCGCGCTCCTGCAGGCTCGTTCGCCAACACGTTCGACGAGGAAAACGTCGAGGGGTTCGAGGCTGGGCTGAAGGGCTCGGTCGGCCGGACGCTGTCGTTTGGCGTGACCGCGTATCGCTACGAGTACAAGGATCTGCAGGTCGGCGCCTACGACCCCGTGACGATCTCGTTCAAGGTGCTCAACGCCGCGGCGGCCAAGATCCAGGGTCTAGAGCTGGAGGGGAACTGGCGTACGCCCGTGCGGGGCCTCTCGGTCCGCGCGACCGCCGCCTACAACGACGCCAAGTTCGAGGACTTCCTCTCGGGCTGCTATGTCGGCCAGACCCCCGCCGCGGGATGCAACCGCACGCCGAATGCGGCGGGCGCGTTCCTGGAACAAGACCTGTCGGGGCGGCGCCTCAACAACGCACCGCCGATCACCGCCTATGGCGGCCTGCTGTACAGCTTCTCGCCGACAGACGGCATCGACGTCGATCTCACCTTCGACGCCGAGTATTCCGACAGCTACACCACGAACCTGCGGCAGTCGCCCTATGACCGCCAGGGGGCTTTCACCAAACTCAACGCCGGCGTTCGGATCTTCGACGTCAGCCGCAAGTGGGAGCTGAGCCTTCTTGCCCGAAACCTGACCAACGAATTCATCTACGCGAGCAGCTCGACCATCACCTTCACCGGTAGTGGGACAGGCACCGCCGCCGGCCGGATCGGCGACACGGGCGCAAGCGTGACGCGGGGCCGCGAGGTCCTGATGAGCCTGGCCTATCGGTTCTAG